From the Micromonospora sediminicola genome, one window contains:
- a CDS encoding NAD(P)-dependent malic enzyme, with the protein MSSSTPDPADPVFRLHVGGKMAVTSTVPLTSREDLSLAYTPGVARVCEAIAADPDLADTYTWVSHTVAVVTDGSAVLGLGNIGPRAALPVMEGKAVLFKQFAGVDAVPVCLDTQDVDEIVAAVRAIAPSFGGINLEDISAPRCFEVERRLDEALDIPVFHDDQHGTAIVVLAALRNAATLLNRKLGDLRVAVSGAGAAGVAVTKMLIAGGVDPARVVVCDSRGIIGRHRELTGTKAELAELTNAEGRQGDVTEALRGADVLVGVSGGQIPEAAVAGMAPGGIVFALANPTPEVHPEVAARHVAVVATGRSDYPNQINNVLAFPGVFRGALDAGATRITDAMKVAAADAIAGVVAESLTPDAIVPSPLDPRVAPAVADAVAEAARRDGVARR; encoded by the coding sequence ATGTCTTCGTCCACCCCGGACCCCGCTGATCCCGTCTTCCGGCTGCACGTCGGCGGCAAGATGGCCGTCACCTCGACGGTGCCGCTGACCAGTCGGGAGGACCTCTCCCTCGCGTACACCCCGGGGGTGGCCCGGGTGTGTGAGGCGATCGCCGCCGACCCCGACCTCGCCGACACCTACACCTGGGTGTCGCACACCGTCGCGGTGGTCACCGACGGCTCCGCCGTGCTCGGTCTGGGCAACATCGGCCCGCGCGCCGCGCTGCCCGTGATGGAGGGCAAGGCGGTGCTGTTCAAGCAGTTCGCCGGCGTGGACGCGGTGCCGGTCTGCCTGGACACCCAGGACGTGGACGAGATCGTCGCGGCGGTCCGGGCGATCGCGCCCTCGTTCGGCGGGATCAACCTGGAGGACATCAGCGCCCCCCGTTGCTTCGAGGTGGAGCGCCGGCTGGACGAGGCGCTGGACATCCCCGTCTTCCACGACGACCAGCACGGCACCGCGATCGTCGTGCTGGCCGCGCTGCGCAACGCGGCGACGCTGCTCAACCGCAAGCTCGGCGACCTGCGGGTCGCGGTCAGCGGCGCCGGGGCGGCCGGGGTGGCGGTGACGAAGATGCTGATCGCCGGCGGCGTCGACCCGGCGCGGGTGGTGGTCTGCGACTCCCGGGGCATCATCGGCCGGCACCGCGAGCTGACCGGCACCAAGGCCGAGCTGGCCGAACTCACCAACGCCGAGGGCCGCCAGGGTGACGTCACCGAGGCGCTGCGCGGCGCGGACGTGCTGGTCGGCGTCTCCGGCGGCCAGATCCCCGAGGCGGCGGTGGCCGGCATGGCCCCCGGCGGCATCGTCTTCGCGCTGGCCAACCCCACCCCGGAGGTGCACCCCGAGGTGGCCGCCCGGCACGTGGCGGTGGTCGCCACCGGGCGCAGCGACTACCCGAACCAGATCAACAACGTGCTCGCCTTCCCGGGCGTGTTCCGGGGCGCGCTGGACGCCGGCGCCACCCGGATCACCGACGCGATGAAGGTGGCCGCCGCCGACGCCATCGCGGGCGTGGTCGCCGAGTCGCTGACCCCGGACGCGATCGTGCCGTCCCCGCTCGACCCGCGGGTCGCCCCGGCGGTCGCCGACGCGGTGGCCGAGGCCGCCCGGCGCGACGGCGTCGCCCGCCGCTGA
- a CDS encoding GNAT family N-acetyltransferase, translating into MTSPVAAPTIRPVRPEDVPAVVAMVHELAEYERAPEQCHLTAEQLHAALFPAAPALFGHVAVDAADEPVGFALWFLNFSTWAGVHGIYLEDLYVRPAARGTGAGRMLLATLAGICVERGYERLDWWMLHWNPAARFYASIGATPMDEWTPYRLAGPALRELAAQSTPAPTHPAA; encoded by the coding sequence GTGACGTCGCCCGTCGCGGCACCGACGATCCGGCCGGTACGTCCCGAGGACGTACCGGCCGTCGTCGCCATGGTGCACGAACTCGCCGAGTACGAGCGCGCCCCGGAGCAGTGCCACCTCACCGCCGAACAGCTCCACGCGGCGCTCTTCCCGGCCGCTCCGGCGCTCTTCGGCCACGTCGCGGTGGACGCGGCCGACGAGCCGGTGGGCTTCGCCCTCTGGTTCCTCAACTTCTCCACCTGGGCCGGCGTGCACGGCATCTACCTGGAGGATCTCTACGTCCGGCCGGCGGCCCGGGGCACCGGCGCGGGTCGGATGCTGCTGGCCACCCTCGCCGGGATCTGCGTCGAGCGCGGCTACGAGCGCCTCGACTGGTGGATGCTGCACTGGAACCCGGCGGCCCGCTTCTACGCCTCGATCGGGGCCACGCCGATGGACGAGTGGACCCCGTACCGGCTCGCCGGACCCGCGTTGCGCGAGCTCGCCGCGCAGTCGACGCCCGCACCCACCCACCCGGCCGCCTGA
- a CDS encoding acetate/propionate family kinase — protein sequence MSRILVLNSGSSSVKYRLYDGDEVRDKGTVERIGEPGGGPADHESAVREIIERLDLTGLAGVGHRVVHGGRRFSSPVLIDDAVVTGIEELVPLAPLHNPANLAGIRVAREALPDTPQVAVFDTAFHHTLPEAAATYAIDRETAERYDVRRYGFHGTSHAYVSRRAAELLDRPYAELNTITLHLGNGASACAVEGGRSVATSMGMSPLEGLVMGTRSGDLDPTVIFHLRREGGMGVDEIDDLLNHRSGLLGLTGVNDMREVLARRDAGDPHAALAFDVYCRRITGYVGAYYALLGRVDAIAFTAGVGEHAAPVRAASLAGLERLGVAVEPGRNDGTGDRVISPAGAEVTVLVVGTDEEREIARETREVLAA from the coding sequence ATGAGCCGCATCCTGGTCCTCAACAGCGGCTCCTCGTCGGTCAAGTACCGGCTGTACGACGGCGACGAGGTCCGCGACAAGGGCACCGTGGAGCGGATCGGCGAACCCGGCGGCGGGCCGGCCGACCACGAGAGCGCGGTGCGGGAGATCATCGAACGGCTCGACCTGACCGGCCTGGCCGGCGTCGGGCACCGGGTGGTGCACGGCGGACGGCGGTTCAGCTCGCCGGTGCTGATCGACGACGCGGTCGTCACCGGGATCGAGGAACTCGTCCCGCTCGCCCCGCTGCACAACCCGGCCAACCTGGCCGGCATCCGGGTGGCCCGGGAGGCGCTGCCGGACACCCCGCAGGTGGCCGTCTTCGACACCGCGTTCCACCACACGCTGCCGGAGGCCGCCGCCACGTACGCGATCGACCGGGAGACCGCCGAGCGCTACGACGTGCGCCGGTACGGCTTCCACGGCACCTCGCACGCGTACGTCTCGCGGCGCGCGGCGGAGCTGCTCGACCGGCCGTACGCCGAGCTGAACACGATCACGCTGCACCTGGGCAACGGGGCGAGCGCGTGCGCGGTGGAGGGCGGCCGGAGCGTGGCCACGTCGATGGGCATGTCGCCGCTGGAGGGCCTGGTGATGGGCACCCGCAGCGGCGACCTCGACCCGACCGTCATCTTCCACCTGCGCCGCGAGGGCGGGATGGGCGTGGACGAGATCGACGACCTGCTCAACCACCGCAGCGGCCTGCTCGGGCTGACCGGCGTCAACGACATGCGGGAGGTGCTGGCCCGCCGGGACGCCGGCGACCCGCACGCGGCGCTGGCGTTCGACGTCTACTGCCGCCGGATCACCGGCTACGTGGGGGCGTACTACGCGTTGCTCGGGCGGGTCGACGCGATCGCGTTCACCGCCGGCGTCGGTGAGCACGCCGCGCCGGTCCGGGCGGCGTCGCTGGCCGGGCTGGAACGGCTCGGCGTCGCCGTCGAGCCGGGCCGCAACGACGGCACGGGCGACCGGGTGATCTCCCCGGCCGGCGCCGAGGTCACCGTGCTCGTGGTGGGCACCGACGAGGAGCGGGAGATCGCCCGCGAGACCCGCGAGGTGCTGGCCGCCTGA
- the sodN gene encoding superoxide dismutase, Ni: MRLPRILTPRVTASAHCDLPCGVYDPAQARIEAESVKMICEKYQANTDPEFRTRAILIKEQRADLVKHHLWVLWTDYFKPQHFEKYPHLHQLFNEATKLAGAAGAKGGTDPAKADELLSKIDEISKIFWETKQA; the protein is encoded by the coding sequence ATGCGCCTTCCCCGCATCCTCACGCCCCGTGTGACCGCCAGTGCCCACTGTGACCTGCCGTGCGGCGTCTACGACCCGGCGCAGGCCCGGATCGAGGCCGAGTCGGTCAAAATGATCTGCGAGAAGTACCAGGCCAACACCGACCCGGAGTTCCGCACCCGCGCCATCCTGATCAAGGAGCAGCGGGCGGACCTGGTCAAGCACCACCTGTGGGTGCTCTGGACCGACTACTTCAAGCCGCAGCACTTCGAGAAGTACCCGCACCTGCACCAGCTCTTCAACGAGGCCACCAAGCTGGCCGGCGCGGCCGGCGCCAAGGGTGGCACCGACCCGGCCAAGGCCGACGAGCTGCTCTCGAAGATCGACGAGATCTCGAAGATCTTCTGGGAGACCAAGCAGGCGTGA
- a CDS encoding alpha/beta hydrolase family protein: MTGQRLVAVLMTALLAGCGPAVATTGPVPAGVRAAPERPYAVGMRQFTVDPDGIRPLPVTVWYPVDPSASPGPVTAPPAAPDVRAGARVAVGRFPVVVFSHGLRSLPALHAQLTTRWAAAGFVVAAPTYPRTNLRARSFTRDDVRNQPADAWRLVRHLVRLGARPGDPLGAHLAVDRFAAAGHSAGGHTTLGMFAAGQPFPVRAGIVIAGGRPVAGVARPLAPMLFVHGGADRVVPESIGRAAYARCLGPAAFLSLPGQGHGEYLNPSRPGFPQVLATTTDFLRWTLYADRAALRRLPADATAPAPALTTFTTRSLPT, from the coding sequence ATGACGGGGCAGCGGCTGGTGGCCGTGCTGATGACGGCGCTGCTGGCCGGCTGCGGGCCGGCCGTCGCCACCACCGGCCCGGTCCCGGCCGGCGTCCGGGCCGCGCCGGAGCGCCCGTACGCGGTGGGGATGCGGCAGTTCACTGTCGACCCGGACGGCATCCGCCCCCTGCCGGTCACCGTCTGGTACCCGGTGGACCCGTCCGCCTCCCCCGGCCCGGTCACCGCCCCTCCCGCCGCGCCGGATGTCCGGGCGGGGGCCCGGGTGGCCGTCGGGCGGTTCCCGGTGGTCGTCTTCAGTCACGGCCTGCGCAGCCTGCCCGCGCTGCACGCGCAGCTGACCACCCGCTGGGCCGCCGCCGGTTTCGTGGTGGCGGCGCCCACCTACCCGCGCACCAACCTGCGGGCCCGGAGCTTCACCCGAGACGACGTCCGCAACCAGCCGGCCGACGCCTGGCGGCTGGTCCGTCACCTGGTCCGCCTGGGCGCCCGCCCCGGTGATCCGCTCGGCGCGCACCTGGCCGTGGACCGGTTCGCCGCCGCCGGGCACTCCGCCGGCGGTCACACCACGCTCGGCATGTTCGCCGCCGGACAGCCGTTCCCGGTACGGGCCGGGATCGTGATCGCCGGTGGCCGGCCGGTCGCCGGCGTCGCCCGGCCGCTCGCGCCGATGCTGTTCGTGCACGGCGGCGCCGACCGCGTCGTGCCGGAGTCGATCGGCCGGGCCGCGTACGCCCGCTGTCTCGGGCCGGCCGCGTTCCTGAGCCTGCCCGGTCAGGGCCACGGCGAGTACCTGAACCCCAGCCGACCCGGCTTCCCCCAGGTGCTCGCCACCACCACGGACTTCCTGCGCTGGACGCTCTACGCCGACCGGGCCGCGCTGCGCCGCCTCCCCGCCGACGCCACCGCCCCCGCCCCCGCCCTGACCACCTTCACCACCCGCTCCCTCCCCACCTGA
- a CDS encoding S26 family signal peptidase, with product MPGVNEHAVPALRGPLVPVLVTGPSMSPTLRHGDAVLVRTGGRPVRPGDVVVAVFRTRPDLLVVKRAVEPRAGGWWLRGDNDLVADDSRAYGVADVRGRVVARWWPRPARIRGRQG from the coding sequence GTGCCAGGTGTGAACGAACACGCCGTGCCCGCGCTGCGCGGGCCGCTGGTGCCGGTCCTGGTCACCGGCCCGTCCATGTCGCCCACGCTGCGCCACGGCGACGCGGTGCTGGTCCGCACCGGTGGCCGGCCGGTCCGCCCCGGCGACGTGGTGGTCGCCGTCTTCCGCACCCGCCCCGACCTGCTGGTGGTCAAGCGCGCGGTCGAACCCCGCGCCGGCGGCTGGTGGCTGCGCGGCGACAACGACCTGGTCGCCGACGACTCCCGGGCCTACGGCGTGGCCGACGTCCGCGGGCGGGTGGTGGCCCGCTGGTGGCCGCGTCCGGCCCGGATCAGGGGCCGGCAGGGGTAG
- a CDS encoding DUF6104 family protein: MYFTDRGIEELVERRGDEQVSLEWLGERLRDFVDLNPEFETPIERFATWLARLDDEDED; encoded by the coding sequence GTGTACTTCACCGACCGTGGCATCGAGGAGCTGGTCGAGCGCCGGGGCGACGAGCAGGTCAGCCTGGAGTGGCTCGGCGAGCGCCTGCGGGACTTCGTCGACCTGAACCCCGAGTTCGAGACCCCGATCGAACGCTTCGCCACCTGGCTGGCCCGCCTCGACGACGAGGACGAGGACTAG
- a CDS encoding alpha/beta hydrolase family protein has translation MRRRPVALATAAALFGAGLTGCSEPTAPTGRPAPDTPPTTTAPTPRVPAGKAPTKSFAVGVRQVKLNRDGDRPLPVTLWYPAEGAAGGAAERSAPAADGRFPVVLFSHGLGARPEDYQVLLTRWAAAGFVVAAPRFPHTGRGGDGNPLDVLNQPADVSYVLTRVLALGEKAGDPLRGRLDPERVAATGHSAGGVTTIGLFTAGRDERLDAGIVFAGTALGVGTAFAGAAAPQLFVHGEVDEVVSYAAGRAVYDAVPWPKAMLSLPKGDHGRALLGDGRALGVVADTTVEFLRWTLYGDPAAKKRLPADAARGGLATLDDRL, from the coding sequence ATGCGCCGTCGTCCCGTCGCCCTGGCCACCGCCGCCGCCCTGTTCGGCGCCGGCCTGACCGGCTGTTCCGAGCCGACCGCCCCGACCGGGCGGCCCGCACCCGACACCCCGCCGACGACCACGGCACCCACGCCGCGCGTACCCGCCGGGAAGGCGCCCACGAAGAGCTTCGCGGTCGGCGTACGCCAGGTGAAGCTGAACCGCGACGGCGACCGGCCGTTGCCGGTGACGCTCTGGTACCCGGCGGAGGGCGCGGCCGGTGGCGCGGCCGAGCGGTCCGCGCCGGCGGCGGACGGGCGGTTCCCGGTGGTGCTGTTCAGTCACGGCCTCGGCGCCCGGCCGGAGGACTACCAGGTGCTGCTCACGCGCTGGGCGGCGGCCGGTTTCGTGGTCGCCGCGCCGCGCTTCCCGCACACCGGCCGGGGTGGCGACGGCAACCCGCTGGACGTGCTCAACCAGCCGGCCGACGTGTCGTACGTGCTGACCCGGGTGCTCGCCCTCGGCGAGAAGGCGGGCGACCCGCTGCGCGGCCGGCTGGATCCGGAGCGGGTCGCCGCGACCGGGCACAGCGCCGGCGGGGTGACCACCATCGGGTTGTTCACCGCGGGGCGGGACGAGCGGCTCGACGCCGGCATCGTCTTCGCCGGCACGGCGCTCGGCGTCGGCACCGCGTTCGCCGGGGCCGCCGCGCCGCAGCTGTTCGTGCACGGCGAGGTGGACGAGGTGGTGTCGTACGCGGCCGGGAGGGCCGTCTACGACGCGGTGCCGTGGCCCAAGGCGATGCTCAGCCTGCCGAAGGGCGACCACGGTCGGGCGCTGCTGGGTGACGGCAGGGCGCTGGGCGTGGTCGCCGACACCACCGTCGAGTTCCTGCGCTGGACGCTCTACGGCGACCCGGCGGCGAAGAAGCGTCTCCCCGCCGACGCCGCCAGGGGCGGCCTGGCCACCCTCGACGACCGCCTGTAA
- the pta gene encoding phosphate acetyltransferase — MARSVYLTSVGSGGGKSTVALGLAELLSRQVGRIGAFRPLVAGDGADPILALLSERYRVELPVGELHGATYAEATQLVANGRREELISAIVARYREVERRCPAVVVVGSDFADGDGAGPRELAFNARLATEFGSVVVPVVDGFGQPPEAIAAALRGAYHDLADLGATVVAVVANRVPGPMTLPELPVPVYAIPEVPAVSAPTVAEVAAALGATLLAGDQAALDRDVLDYVVGAAHVPTLLDHLTDGALVITPGDRADLLVAAGAAHVAGQVSLAGLVLTLGEQPDPRAMRLVERMNTGLAVLSVPTDSYDTVEASSRIEGRPSTANPRKVDAALGAFERCVDTDDLARRLRVTRSARVTPLMFENDLIDRARARRRRLVLPEGAEERILRAAEVLLRRGVAELTLLGRPDEIARRTRELGVDVGDAQIVDPATSEWRDEFAATYAKLRAHRGVTPELAHDIVAQPNYFGTMMVQTGHADGMVSGATHTTAATIRPAFEIIRTVPGVSVASSVFFMLLADRVLVYGDCAVNPDPDAAQLADIAISSADTAARFGIEPRVAMLSYSTGSSGAGADVEKVAAATELVRERRPELLVDGPIQYDAAIDPQVAATKLPDSPVAGRATVFIFPDLNTGNNTYKAVQRSAGAVAVGPVMQGLRRPVNDLSRGATVPDIVNTVAITAIQAAAEASE; from the coding sequence GTGGCGCGCAGCGTGTACCTGACCAGTGTGGGGTCGGGCGGGGGCAAGTCGACGGTGGCGCTCGGGCTGGCCGAGCTGCTGTCCCGACAGGTCGGGCGGATCGGCGCGTTCCGGCCGCTGGTCGCCGGCGACGGCGCCGACCCGATCCTGGCCCTGCTCAGCGAGCGCTACCGGGTCGAGCTGCCGGTCGGCGAGCTGCACGGCGCCACCTACGCCGAGGCCACCCAGCTGGTCGCGAACGGCCGCCGGGAGGAGCTGATCTCGGCGATCGTGGCCCGCTACCGGGAGGTGGAACGACGCTGCCCCGCCGTCGTGGTGGTGGGCAGCGACTTCGCCGACGGAGACGGCGCCGGCCCGCGCGAGCTGGCCTTCAACGCCCGGCTGGCGACCGAGTTCGGCAGCGTCGTGGTGCCCGTGGTGGACGGCTTCGGGCAGCCGCCCGAGGCGATCGCGGCGGCGCTGCGGGGCGCCTACCACGATCTGGCCGACCTGGGCGCGACGGTGGTCGCGGTGGTCGCCAACCGCGTGCCCGGGCCGATGACGCTGCCCGAGCTGCCGGTCCCCGTGTACGCGATCCCGGAGGTGCCGGCCGTGTCGGCGCCGACGGTGGCCGAGGTGGCGGCGGCGCTCGGCGCCACCCTGCTCGCCGGCGACCAGGCCGCGCTGGACCGCGACGTGCTCGACTACGTGGTGGGCGCCGCACACGTGCCGACGCTGCTGGACCACCTCACCGACGGCGCGTTGGTGATCACCCCGGGGGACCGGGCCGACCTGCTGGTGGCGGCCGGCGCCGCGCACGTGGCGGGGCAGGTGTCGCTGGCCGGGCTGGTGCTCACGCTGGGCGAGCAACCCGACCCCCGGGCGATGCGACTGGTCGAGCGGATGAACACCGGGCTGGCTGTGCTGTCGGTGCCCACCGACAGCTACGACACGGTCGAGGCGTCCAGCCGGATCGAGGGCCGCCCCAGCACGGCCAACCCGCGCAAGGTCGACGCGGCGCTGGGCGCGTTCGAGCGCTGCGTGGACACCGACGACCTGGCCCGCCGGCTGCGGGTCACCCGCTCCGCCCGGGTCACCCCGCTGATGTTCGAGAACGACCTGATCGACCGGGCCCGGGCCCGCCGCCGCCGGCTGGTGCTGCCCGAGGGCGCCGAGGAGCGGATCCTGCGCGCGGCGGAGGTGCTGCTGCGCCGGGGTGTCGCCGAGCTGACCCTGCTCGGCCGCCCGGACGAGATCGCCCGACGGACCCGGGAACTGGGCGTCGACGTCGGCGACGCGCAGATCGTCGACCCGGCGACCAGCGAGTGGCGGGACGAGTTCGCCGCCACGTACGCGAAGCTGCGCGCGCACCGGGGCGTGACGCCGGAGCTGGCGCACGACATCGTGGCGCAGCCGAACTACTTCGGCACGATGATGGTGCAGACCGGCCACGCCGACGGGATGGTCTCCGGGGCGACGCACACCACGGCCGCGACCATCCGGCCGGCGTTCGAGATCATCCGGACCGTGCCCGGCGTCTCGGTCGCGTCCAGCGTCTTCTTCATGCTGCTCGCCGACCGGGTGCTGGTCTACGGCGACTGCGCGGTCAACCCGGACCCGGACGCCGCCCAGCTCGCCGACATCGCCATCTCCTCCGCCGACACCGCGGCCCGGTTCGGCATCGAGCCGCGGGTGGCGATGCTGTCGTACTCCACCGGCAGCTCCGGCGCCGGGGCGGACGTGGAGAAGGTCGCGGCGGCCACCGAGCTGGTCCGCGAGCGGCGGCCGGAACTGCTGGTCGACGGCCCGATCCAGTACGACGCGGCGATCGACCCGCAGGTCGCCGCGACCAAGCTGCCGGACAGCCCGGTGGCGGGACGCGCCACGGTGTTCATCTTCCCGGACCTGAACACCGGCAACAACACGTACAAGGCGGTGCAGCGCTCGGCCGGCGCGGTCGCGGTCGGCCCGGTCATGCAGGGCCTGCGCCGGCCGGTCAACGACCTCTCCCGGGGCGCCACCGTCCCGGACATCGTCAACACGGTGGCGATCACCGCCATCCAGGCCGCCGCGGAGGCGTCGGAATGA
- a CDS encoding zinc-binding dehydrogenase: MPIMRAAYASAFDADNPLAALTVGDRPEPTHPQDDWVTVRVRASSLNHHDLWSLRGVGLTADQLPMILGCDAVGTDPDGNEVVIYPVVPTPGDPRGVSILSEHYQGTFAELVAVPRMNLLPLPDGLSATDAACLPTAWLTAWRMLTTKGRVADGESVLVQGAGGGVATAAVALGVALGKRVYATSRDAAKRERITELGATALEPGARLPERVDVVIETVGAATFDHSLKSAAPMARIVVSGATAGHEPAVNLRRVFAMQLEILGTSMGTPDELAELLAFCAEHEVRPVVDRVVPFSGIAEAFARLHSGEVFGKVVIDHIA; this comes from the coding sequence GTGCCGATCATGCGTGCCGCCTATGCCTCGGCCTTCGACGCCGACAACCCGCTCGCCGCGCTCACCGTCGGCGACCGTCCCGAGCCGACCCACCCGCAGGACGACTGGGTCACCGTGCGGGTGCGGGCCAGCTCGCTCAACCACCACGACCTCTGGTCGCTGCGCGGCGTGGGGCTGACCGCCGACCAGCTCCCGATGATCCTCGGCTGTGACGCGGTCGGCACCGACCCGGACGGCAACGAGGTGGTCATCTACCCGGTGGTGCCCACCCCGGGCGACCCGCGCGGGGTCTCCATCCTCTCCGAGCACTACCAGGGCACCTTCGCCGAGCTGGTCGCCGTACCCCGGATGAACCTGCTGCCGCTGCCCGACGGCCTGTCGGCGACCGACGCGGCGTGCCTGCCCACGGCCTGGCTCACCGCCTGGCGGATGCTCACCACCAAGGGCCGGGTCGCCGACGGCGAGTCGGTGCTGGTCCAGGGCGCCGGCGGCGGCGTGGCCACCGCGGCGGTCGCGCTCGGCGTCGCGCTCGGCAAGCGGGTGTACGCGACCAGCCGCGACGCCGCCAAGCGGGAGCGCATCACCGAGCTGGGGGCGACCGCGCTGGAGCCCGGCGCCCGCCTGCCCGAGCGGGTCGACGTGGTGATCGAGACGGTCGGCGCGGCCACCTTCGACCACTCGCTGAAGTCGGCCGCCCCGATGGCCCGGATCGTGGTCTCCGGCGCCACCGCCGGCCACGAGCCCGCCGTCAACCTGCGCCGGGTCTTCGCCATGCAGCTGGAGATCCTCGGCACCTCCATGGGCACCCCGGACGAGCTGGCCGAACTGCTCGCGTTCTGCGCCGAGCACGAGGTCCGCCCGGTGGTGGACCGGGTGGTGCCGTTCAGCGGGATCGCCGAGGCGTTCGCCCGCCTGCACTCCGGCGAGGTCTTCGGCAAGGTCGTCATCGACCACATCGCCTGA
- a CDS encoding nucleotidyltransferase domain-containing protein, with protein sequence MDEVAGRQLGAIREVVELAGAAGIEVWLRGGWAMDFHLGAVSRPHVDVDWYCWRRDAEGLSARLGALGWRPDPRMPAETQLDVLRGDVELSFAYLDRDEAGRVVVGAGPWAGTPLPEGMLDGPAGRIGPLTAPVISVAAQIEFKEMFPVWMPDRPRRAKDAADLARLRASTGGPPLR encoded by the coding sequence GTGGACGAGGTGGCCGGGCGGCAACTTGGCGCGATCCGGGAGGTGGTCGAGCTGGCCGGGGCGGCCGGGATCGAGGTGTGGCTGCGGGGCGGGTGGGCGATGGACTTCCACCTCGGCGCGGTGAGCCGACCCCACGTCGACGTCGACTGGTACTGCTGGCGCCGGGACGCCGAGGGACTGTCCGCCCGGCTGGGCGCGCTCGGCTGGCGGCCCGACCCGCGGATGCCGGCGGAGACGCAGCTCGACGTGCTCCGGGGCGACGTCGAGCTGAGCTTCGCGTACCTGGACCGGGACGAGGCGGGACGGGTGGTGGTCGGGGCCGGCCCGTGGGCGGGCACTCCCCTGCCGGAGGGGATGCTGGACGGCCCGGCCGGCCGGATCGGCCCACTCACCGCGCCGGTGATCAGCGTGGCCGCGCAGATCGAGTTCAAGGAGATGTTCCCGGTCTGGATGCCCGACCGGCCGCGCCGCGCCAAGGACGCCGCCGACCTGGCCCGTCTCCGGGCGTCGACCGGCGGGCCCCCGCTGCGCTGA